In Vibrio hippocampi, the following are encoded in one genomic region:
- a CDS encoding RnfABCDGE type electron transport complex subunit D gives MINFKPGVGPHAHSHHSSTKIMYLVVLALLPATLFGLISFGPQVARVVAACVVACVVSEALCLLAMGKRISHCFDGSAVLTGLLLAMSLPPAFPTHLCVVGALFAIVVGKQAYGGLGQNLFNPAMLARVFLLVCFPVEMTAWLAPEGLAQVSVADWMQFDAVSSATVLSESRPEVTTRALLTGGQSGSLGETHAIWLLMGGLFLIYQRIITWVIPTFFCVGLLVPAVLGYWIDPEMYLAPSVHLFSGGAILCAFFIATDLVTSPSSAKGQVVYALGCGLLVWLIRSLGSYPEGVAFAVLIMNSLSPLIDYYVQPAWFGSRKLKQGGKAE, from the coding sequence ATGATTAATTTTAAACCCGGTGTCGGGCCTCATGCCCACTCACATCACTCATCAACGAAAATCATGTACTTGGTGGTGCTCGCTCTGTTGCCCGCAACCTTGTTTGGTTTGATCAGTTTTGGTCCTCAAGTCGCGCGCGTCGTGGCGGCTTGTGTGGTCGCTTGTGTGGTCTCAGAAGCGCTTTGTCTGTTGGCGATGGGTAAGCGGATCAGTCATTGTTTCGATGGCTCAGCGGTGTTGACCGGATTGCTACTCGCGATGAGTTTACCCCCGGCATTTCCGACTCATTTATGTGTCGTTGGGGCGCTGTTTGCGATTGTTGTCGGCAAGCAAGCGTACGGTGGGCTAGGGCAGAATCTGTTTAATCCTGCCATGCTCGCTCGGGTATTTCTGCTCGTCTGCTTTCCGGTTGAAATGACCGCTTGGTTAGCCCCTGAGGGATTAGCGCAAGTCTCGGTTGCGGATTGGATGCAGTTTGATGCGGTGAGTTCCGCAACGGTGTTGTCGGAGAGTCGCCCTGAAGTGACGACGAGAGCATTACTGACTGGAGGACAATCAGGAAGTTTAGGTGAAACCCATGCGATTTGGTTGTTGATGGGCGGTCTGTTTTTGATTTATCAACGCATCATCACTTGGGTCATTCCGACTTTCTTTTGTGTTGGTTTGTTAGTTCCGGCCGTTCTCGGTTATTGGATCGATCCTGAAATGTACCTGGCCCCTAGCGTTCATCTCTTTTCTGGAGGCGCGATCTTATGTGCTTTCTTTATCGCGACCGATCTGGTGACGTCGCCTTCAAGCGCCAAAGGGCAGGTGGTGTACGCCTTAGGTTGTGGCTTATTAGTGTGGCTGATCCGCAGCCTCGGAAGTTATCCGGAAGGTGTCGCGTTCGCGGTGTTAATTATGAATTCCCTCAGTCCGCTTATTGACTACTACGTGCAGCCGGCTTGGTTTGGTAGTCGTAAGTTAAAACAAGGAGGGAAAGCAGAATGA